AAAAAAGCACCCTGATACAGTTCAGGATGCTTCAAACCTTTATTCCCAATTAATATTTTTTTGTGGATGTTTTTCTGGGTTAAGAATACCAAGTCTGATTGAAAACCCGTACAAACTCACTTGTAGTGATCTTAAGGCTTTTGGCAAGACCAACACAATGCACATTCTTCGCTATCGTTACCCGCTTTCTTGGTCTTAAGACCAAGAGGAGGGGACAAGCTTGGTGATGGCTTTTAGATGTAGACATACAAAGAATTTAGTGTACGGGTAATGGCAACGATTTGGTATTACACCACCCTACACTTGGTTGGGTTTAGCGTACTACCAAGCGTTTGGTAATGGTTTCGTTGTTGCGCTCGATTTTTATCAGATAAATACCCGGAGCTAGCGAAAGTGCGTGGGCAGACACTTGGTTGGTGCCTGGCTTTAGGGCAAGTACGCCCTTGGGTTGTCCCAATAAAGTATGTATAGTAGCCCTGGCACCCGTAGTACCCAGTTGTATTGTAAACTGATTTTGGGCAAGGTTTGAGCCTACTACCACCTCTTGCAAACTTCTCTCGTCTTGTGTGCCCAACACAGGTACTATAGCCTCACGATTCACCCTTTGGACCATTGCCGGAGCCCTGCCACACGAACCCTCATACACTTTTACATTGCTAAAAGTAGAGTTGTTGCCACTGCCGCTGTCGTGGTCGTTGATAAACAACAAAGTAGACATATTGCCAGTATAAAAATTACCCACCGGAATGGTATAAGTGACCGTGCCCGATCCTCCGTAATTGTCGTAGTTGCGTACCCCATAGCTTTGCGTACCATACACCTTAAAATAACGCGAAGAGCTCAAAGAGTTGTTATCCTCAAAGCCCACAGCGTGAATTTCTCCTTCAGAGCTACTGCTAAACTGGAACTCTATCACCGTATTGCTGGTAACCGTGTAGTTAAAAGGAATGGTTTTCCAGGTGTTGTTCTGAAGCACCAGGTTTCTACCCCCATTGTTGATGGTGTAGTTTCCGCTTACGTCCTGGTTAGAGAAAGACGAAATCTGGTAGTCATTAAAGTTGATTGGCTCACAGTCTCCCCCCGGAGGGTTGCCGTCAAGTCCTAGAGCGTCCCAAAAACCTGCCACTGTAGCCCTTACTCCAAAGTTGCTACCCGTTCCACTGGTAGTACATCCGCCATAGCCGTGTACCCCCACGGCTTTGCCAGTGGCGGCATCTATAATGGGGCTCCCTGAGTTGCCCCCCCTGGTTTCGGTCTGGTACCTTACCAAAGTGCTGCTGGCAGATACCAAAGGCCCCGTGTGCGTTTGTTGCGTTTGATTGTCGCTGCCATTGTCTACACCAAAACCAGTAATGGTAATGCTGCTGCCGGGCGCGCTTTGTACCACATCAAAAGACTTGCCCTGGGCTTGTATGGCTGTTAACCCGGTTTGAGTGTTGGCGCCCGCCGTAAACACCGCCCAATCGGTTACAGGCTGCCCAGACACATACCCCGAAACTACACTGCCAATGGGGTATTGATCTTTGGGTGCCGGGTGTACAATGCCTCCGTTGGACGACGACTTGGGCACATTAAACTCTAGTATCTGAGCACGACTGTTAGCACAATGTCCCGCAGTGACAAACTTACCGTTGGTAATGATCCAGCCAGTACAGCCAATAGGCACAATTCTACCAATTGCGGCATCGTTGGCATCTACCCGGTCGTCTACCGGGCCACATTGAGACTTTGTGCTGGGTTTGGGGTCGCCAATGCCCAGCTCTACCACATCTACACTGGCCGATTTGTCATTGGCGGCTGTATTGAGGGTAACCGTTACACTGTTGCCATTAAAATATGCACTGGACGACTTCCAGGTTTTGATAGTGGCAGCATTCAACGTTTGTGAGGCACCATCCAGGTCAGAGGTGATAGTCACTGAGCTGGCATTGCCTAATTTTATATTGTCAAAAAATAACCTAAGCCAGGTAGCGCCCGGCTCAGAAATGGTATACGAATTTCCTTTTTTTTGTGTCCCGTTGTTTTGTATGCTTAGCTTATAACTCTTATAGTGGCGGGGCAACTCATCTTGAGCCACTGCGCGCCAGGGTAAAAAGCAAATAACAGCTACAAAAAGGGCGGTAAAACAGGTTGAAATCAGCCCTTTGCAATGATTGAAATAAGTGTAATTCATTGGAGTTAAATTTTGATAGTTGTGTAATAGTATTAATTGGGTTAAGGGTTTTGCTTTGATTTAAAGACATTCATTTATACTAGTTGTATATATCAACTAAATGTTTCAATACAATGAATCGACCATTCAATAAATGGCGCAATACGATATTAAGGAACATGTTCAAAATAAGTGTCGAGATTGAGGGCGTATACTCGAGGCTGGCTGAGGCACTTTTTGCAGGCGTAGCCATAGCTACGGCGAAAACCGATGGCTGCAGCCCTGCTGCGCCGAGCTCTGCCAAAGGCTAAAAGTAACGAAAGTCAGTAAAGAGGATATGTTCTAAACCGGACAGTTATTGTTGAGGGCTATGCCCGAAATCCCGTTTACGGGGCGATCACGTTCCTAAATAATAATGAGTGATGTTGTTCAAGTCTCCATAGATGCCTGAGTGTGGAGGAGTGCCGATGTAGAAATGTGTACTTTCGTAAATCAGTATAATAACTAATTACTACCATAGTAAATAAAAATAATATAAATCATATTTGCAAGAAATCAGAAGAATATTTTTAATTGAAAAGGCGAAGAAGTGAGCGGATAAAAAAAACTGGCTAAAGCCCTTAGTTCATTCCTAAAAAAAACATGCAAGTTTCCTTTCGATTATATAATTTTGCTGCCGTTTTGAAAAACATGGATTGATGACTGTAGTTTAAAAAAGTCAGCCATATAATTGTAACCACCAAAAATTATGGACATCAAGATAGAAGGAGTAACCAAAAGTTATGGTAACCAAAAGGCGGTAAACGACATATCGTTTGAGGTGAAGACTGGAGAAATTCTGGGTTTTTTGGGACCCAACGGTGCGGGTAAAACTACTACTATGAAAATGATCACCAACTACATAGCCATTAGCCAGGGTGACATTACCATAGGGGGCAAGTCGGTGAAAAAACACGCTGATGACCTAAAAAAACACATCGGTTATTTGCCCGAACACAACCCCTTGTACCTGGATATGCCAGTGATGGACTATCTTATTTTTTGTGCCCAACTGCAGGGAGTCGCTAAAAAAGACCTAAACAAACGCCTGATAGACATGATTGTGCTGTGTGGTTTAGACCTCGAAAAGCATAAAAAAATCGGGGAATTGTCTAAAGGTTACCGTCAACGCGTAGGGCTTGCCCAGGCAATGATCCACGACCCACAAATACTTATTTTAGACGAACCCACTACCGGGCTCGACCCCAACCAAATTGTAGAAATACGTAAACTCATTCGTGAACTGGGCAGGGCTAAAACGGTGATTCTCAGCACGCATATTCTGCCAGAAGTAGAGGCTACCTGCGACCGGATTTTGATTATTAACCGAGGCAATATTGTAGCAGATGGTACTGCCCATTCGTTGCGCAACAAAGCCCAGGGGCAAGAGGTGCTCAAGGTAAAGATTGAAGAGGCGCAAGCGCCTGAAGTATTGACCAACCTTAAGCAACTTGAGTCGGTGTTTTCGGTCACCACTCTTGACGAGGCAACTAACTATTTTCA
This genomic stretch from Microscilla marina ATCC 23134 harbors:
- a CDS encoding trypsin-like peptidase domain-containing protein, giving the protein MNYTYFNHCKGLISTCFTALFVAVICFLPWRAVAQDELPRHYKSYKLSIQNNGTQKKGNSYTISEPGATWLRLFFDNIKLGNASSVTITSDLDGASQTLNAATIKTWKSSSAYFNGNSVTVTLNTAANDKSASVDVVELGIGDPKPSTKSQCGPVDDRVDANDAAIGRIVPIGCTGWIITNGKFVTAGHCANSRAQILEFNVPKSSSNGGIVHPAPKDQYPIGSVVSGYVSGQPVTDWAVFTAGANTQTGLTAIQAQGKSFDVVQSAPGSSITITGFGVDNGSDNQTQQTHTGPLVSASSTLVRYQTETRGGNSGSPIIDAATGKAVGVHGYGGCTTSGTGSNFGVRATVAGFWDALGLDGNPPGGDCEPINFNDYQISSFSNQDVSGNYTINNGGRNLVLQNNTWKTIPFNYTVTSNTVIEFQFSSSSEGEIHAVGFEDNNSLSSSRYFKVYGTQSYGVRNYDNYGGSGTVTYTIPVGNFYTGNMSTLLFINDHDSGSGNNSTFSNVKVYEGSCGRAPAMVQRVNREAIVPVLGTQDERSLQEVVVGSNLAQNQFTIQLGTTGARATIHTLLGQPKGVLALKPGTNQVSAHALSLAPGIYLIKIERNNETITKRLVVR
- a CDS encoding ATP-binding cassette domain-containing protein gives rise to the protein MDIKIEGVTKSYGNQKAVNDISFEVKTGEILGFLGPNGAGKTTTMKMITNYIAISQGDITIGGKSVKKHADDLKKHIGYLPEHNPLYLDMPVMDYLIFCAQLQGVAKKDLNKRLIDMIVLCGLDLEKHKKIGELSKGYRQRVGLAQAMIHDPQILILDEPTTGLDPNQIVEIRKLIRELGRAKTVILSTHILPEVEATCDRILIINRGNIVADGTAHSLRNKAQGQEVLKVKIEEAQAPEVLTNLKQLESVFSVTTLDEATNYFQLESQPEKSSKRNIFQLCVDKHWVLTEMTPVETRLEDIFRNLTMN